The following is a genomic window from ANME-2 cluster archaeon.
AAAAATAAATGAACCATTTACTGTTAAAGCAACTATTGAATCAAAGATTGATGGACATATTTCGGTTAGATTATATGAGCCTGGAGTTACAAATGCATATGAAGTGATTGAAGGGCCAAGTGAAATTGATGAATTTATTGATAATATGAATCTCAAATCTGGTTGGAAAACAACTTATTTTTGGAATATAAAGCCAAATGGTGATTGGACTGATGGAAATGCACCTATAAATTTATTTGTACAATTTAATCAGGCGCATGATGATGTTAGAATGGTAGATTTAACCATAGCCAACCCCTACATCCTCGATGAACAATACTCCGGTCCCGCCCCCACCCGCACTGCCACCGACCCCTCATCCACTGACCAGCCACAGGGTTCGAATGGCTTGCCGGGGTTCGGGGTGGTGGGTGCGGTGATTGTGATAATGCTGGCTGTTCGATACAGGTATGGAAAGGTATGAACATCCGCCCACATCATACTCGACGGTTTACCACCCCTGCATGTTACAATCAGGTCTGCACACACTGTTAATAGATGAATGCCCTCATTGGAATCAGCCAAGATAGGGCGTACGCTCAGTTTTGAAACTGACCCCAAAAGATTAGTTCCTAATCAGATACTGTGCTATATACTCACCAAACCGTTCCAAATCATCTAGATTATTTTCCAGATAATAATAGACTCTCTCCACATCAATTTTCGCATACATGTGAACCAGGATATTCCGAAACCCTGCTGCAGGCGCCAGATCTTCTGCAAATTTATTTGGCAGGATACCATATTCACCAAGGAGCAGGAAAACCTCCCTGTACGTATCAGGTCGTTTCAGTTTCTCTTTAGAAATAATCATCTCACCAATATCTATCATACATTCAAGAGCAACCTCTATATATCGTTCCACTGCCCCCCGCAATGTATGGTCACGTATAAGGTCTCCAACATCATGCTGCTGATAACCTCTCAATATTACTCTTTATTCTTCAAGCATTTCCAGTTTGGATGCAATCTCATCATTCATGCAAAGCCGCCCCTGGCAATCCGTTGTAATATCACGTCAGTATGCCGCTTTATGTGATACTGTTCATCCAGATATCTGGACATAACACGGGTTTCGAACGCTATGCGTTTCGTTTCATCAGATTTTAGAACATGCCCGTTCTTAATAATATTATATTTAAGAAGAAGTGGTGCATCATTTAACACGACCAAATCTATCTTATCCGACTTGAGCACACGTGTTAACTCATTAATAAGGTTCAGTTCCACATAAAGCATATCTTTTTTAGAAAGGCTTTCATCCAACATAACAGCGATATCGACATCGCTCAACTCGTTTGCATCTCCCCTGATAACAGAACCGAACAGATAGGCAAAGTATACACTGTCTGTGGTTTGGAAGAAGTTATTCAGTTCTTGTACAAACCGCATCATATAAATCATATTTACTTCGCAAGTGCCTATAAAACTATGTTCCAGTAAATGTGACATAACTGTATGAACCCAAAAAGGTGGCATAGAGTTCCCCACCCGCGTGGGGATGAACCAGATTATCATCCATTTGAAAAATATTAGAAGATAGACCCATAAAAATAAGGTATACATTTTCATACACCTCTTCTCCATTATTGCCTACCTGCAGGTGGACATACGCTGGATGTTGGGGATAATGCTGGCAGCAGGATTTAGGTCTGGAACGGACTGAATCCGGGGTTACTGCGCCCCCCTTTTGATTGATATTATTATATCAATATCCTAAAACTCGATCGAAGAGGAATCCCCGATATTCAGTGAATTGTGTTTTCCCGCAATATTTGCATCGTCACCAATAATGGATGACTGCAGATTTGCCTTTGAAATATGTGTTCGCTCACCGATCACACTATTGGAAATAATTGAATTCTCAATGATAGTACCACTTGCAATCGAAGCATATGGCCCGACAACCGAATTGGCCACCCTGACATTTTCCCCTATAGCAACCGGGTGGATAATAACCGAATCCACAATCTCATAGTTCCCGTTCGAATTTTCCTTTTCATCCAGCAGTACTTTATTCGTCTCAAGCAGGGAAGTGGCATGTCCGCAGTCGTACCAGCTGGAAACAGTAAAAGTCTTAAATCCGCTGCCGCGCTTTATCATCTCCTGCATGGCATCGGTCAACTGGTACTCTCCCCGCGTCTTGATAGTATTCTCAAGCATCCAGTCCAGCACGTTGAACAACAATGGAGTATCATGGATAAAATACACACCGGCAATCCCCAGTTTCGACGCAGGATTTGCGGGTTTTTCCTCCAATTTTTTTACACATGAAGATTCCGGTTCTAATTCAACAATCCCGTATTTTTGTGGCTCATCTACCTCCCTCACACCGATAGAACCAGAACAACGGCCGTTATTCTTATGCTGTTCGTAGAAATCCAGGTAGCCGGATTTGAATATCATATCCCCCAGAGCGATCATAATGTCAGAATTGCCAACAGCATCCCTGGCCAGATATATGGAATGTCCGAGACCAAGTCTTTCATCCTGGTCAATAAATCGTATCTTGAACACATCACGGTAATTTTCATTCACATAAGGTATCAACAGTTCCTTCCGGTATCCAACTATCAGTATAATCTCTTCAGGTTCAAGGTCTATCATCCTGTCAAGGATATGCCCAATAATAGGTTTACCTGCAATATACACCATTGATTTTGGTTTGGTGTGAGTATGAGGGAACAATCGTGTGCCAGTGCCGGCAGCGGGTATAATTACTTTCATGGTACTATTTTTAATAAAGAATGATAGATTCAATATTTAACCTAAAATTAAACTGAATGTATATATACCTATAATAAATATCCAGAAGTGCAGGGACAACAATAATTAAGCATAAGGTACTTTTTTAAACCATTAGATGCACTTAAATTTAAGGGAGAAGTTCCTATGACATTTGTGTTTCAAGATTCCACAGAAATGCCTCACCAGAAAAATTTCATCGCAGACCTACATAATTTTCTCTTGATATTAGAACAGATATTACCGATTGAAAATAGAATTATCGAATTAAAAAACCAGATCCAGGAGGAAGAAAAAAAATTCGATAATGAAATAAGAATGCTCAATTCTTTTTTGTCAGGATTGAATACTTCTCTTGACCAGCTTACTACCAAGTATGCTATAGAACCGACTGCAAAATGCAGGGAAAAATTAAAGGAATCCGGGACTGAGTGCGTGGAAAAACAAAAAGAACAGTTCAGGATCGCACTGGATGACCTGACACGAAATTCAAAAGATGAAGTGGCGGAGATGTCAGGCCGGATGCGAAATTATCTTGAACCTTTCCTGTGGTCCGGAGTATATAACATAAAAATAGTCAAACACATTGTCAGCACTACAGAAAATATTACGGGCAAAATCACAATGAGCCTGAGCGGGCTTTCATTTACCTACGAGATTGCCTTTGCTGATTTTCCACTGCAGGTAAAAAAGTTCATGACTGATATATCCATTCCTATCCTTTCAAGAGGAGGCCTGATCTATAAGGAGGACAGGGTAAAACATCTGGATGTTTCTGATTATTTTATAAAAAGAATATATATCGATGAGGATTTCCAGTTGGACCTTGAGAATAAGAAGGGTGCTAAAAAGATTAACCTGCTGATTCCCGGAGAAATTGAAAATACGAGCCTGATCTATGTAGATGAAGAAGCCGTCGATATAACGAAAAGTGAAGAACTGGCACCACAGTTGGATATTGCCAGACTTGATGAACTCAGGCAAAAGGTGGAAGAATATGTTGGAAATGAGGCTAATATCATTTCCAGGACCCTTATTAAAGTTGAACTTGATGACAAAGATGCTATTGAAGAAAACGAGTTATTCGAATGCATCAAGATAATTGCTTCCCAGTATGGAGAGATCATCAATGATATTTTTATTCATGGAATCACGAAAAAAGAGATCGCTATAAAAGAGATCGTTCAAGGTGGAATCAGAAACGAAATTTTTATCAGCGTGGATGAGATTTCCAATCGTCTTTCAGCCCTTGGCGGAGATGGTCTGGAAATAAAAGGTCTATTGAACCTATAGTTCTGTACCAGGTGTCCTGTTTGTTCATATTACGTCTGTTCCAACCAGAAGATTTCAACAGTGTAATCAAACTGGAAAGCCAGATATTCCATGAGCATGACCCTCATCTTTACATGGAAATGTATGAAAAGGTCCCGGGCGGATTTTTTGTTGCTGTAGATGCCGGTGAAGTGATAGGATATACGGTAGGTTTT
Proteins encoded in this region:
- a CDS encoding sarcinarray family MAST domain-containing protein gives rise to the protein MNNNTFKIILMVSIFSFLISNCIAAENEFGIVYAWSNDEPATVEGMDLKINEPFTVKATIESKIDGHISVRLYEPGVTNAYEVIEGPSEIDEFIDNMNLKSGWKTTYFWNIKPNGDWTDGNAPINLFVQFNQAHDDVRMVDLTIANPYILDEQYSGPAPTRTATDPSSTDQPQGSNGLPGFGVVGAVIVIMLAVRYRYGKV
- a CDS encoding DUF86 domain-containing protein, which encodes MLRGYQQHDVGDLIRDHTLRGAVERYIEVALECMIDIGEMIISKEKLKRPDTYREVFLLLGEYGILPNKFAEDLAPAAGFRNILVHMYAKIDVERVYYYLENNLDDLERFGEYIAQYLIRN
- a CDS encoding nucleotidyltransferase domain-containing protein, which codes for MIYMMRFVQELNNFFQTTDSVYFAYLFGSVIRGDANELSDVDIAVMLDESLSKKDMLYVELNLINELTRVLKSDKIDLVVLNDAPLLLKYNIIKNGHVLKSDETKRIAFETRVMSRYLDEQYHIKRHTDVILQRIARGGFA
- a CDS encoding NTP transferase domain-containing protein — encoded protein: MKVIIPAAGTGTRLFPHTHTKPKSMVYIAGKPIIGHILDRMIDLEPEEIILIVGYRKELLIPYVNENYRDVFKIRFIDQDERLGLGHSIYLARDAVGNSDIMIALGDMIFKSGYLDFYEQHKNNGRCSGSIGVREVDEPQKYGIVELEPESSCVKKLEEKPANPASKLGIAGVYFIHDTPLLFNVLDWMLENTIKTRGEYQLTDAMQEMIKRGSGFKTFTVSSWYDCGHATSLLETNKVLLDEKENSNGNYEIVDSVIIHPVAIGENVRVANSVVGPYASIASGTIIENSIISNSVIGERTHISKANLQSSIIGDDANIAGKHNSLNIGDSSSIEF